Part of the Acidimicrobiia bacterium genome is shown below.
GAACTCGGACTCCACGATCTCGAAGCCAGCGACGGTCAGCATGGGATCGAGCAGCCAGCTGAACGTGCTGTACTCGGACCTCACGTGCGCGGCCAGCTCCTGGCACGTGTAACCCTCCGCCGGGTCCGTGACCGCCTCGTCGAGCCACGTCCCGATCGCGGCGTCCGCGTCGGAGGGCTGGAAGTCGAAGACGAGATCGCGCAGGCGGAGGATGCCGCCGGGCCGCAGCATCTTGGCCACACGGTCGAGCGCGACGACCTTCCAGAAGTCAGGCAGGTGATGCAAGGCGTTGCGCGTGTACACGACGTCCGCGGGCGGCCCTTCGTGCTCGTAGGTCAGGAAGCCGGCCTCGACGCACTCGACGTTCGTGAGCCGGGCCCCGGCGACGTGCCGCTGGAGCACTTCGAGCATCGCCGGCGAGACGTCCACCGCGATCACCCGACGACAGTGGGGGGCGGCCGCGAGGGTCAGCCGTCCCGTCCCGGCGCCGAGGTCGACGACCGTCGCCGACTCGTCGAGCCCGTGCCGCCGGAGGACGGCGAGGTCATCGACCGGGTCGAGACCCTGCTTGCGGTCGTAGGCCGCGACGAAGGTGGGATCGAGATGCTCG
Proteins encoded:
- a CDS encoding class I SAM-dependent methyltransferase, with product EHLDPTFVAAYDRKQGLDPVDDLAVLRRHGLDESATVVDLGAGTGRLTLAAAPHCRRVIAVDVSPAMLEVLQRHVAGARLTNVECVEAGFLTYEHEGPPADVVYTRNALHHLPDFWKVVALDRVAKMLRPGGILRLRDLVFDFQPSDADAAIGTWLDEAVTDPAEGYTCQELAAHVRSEYSTFSWLLDPMLTVAGFEIVESEFDRSTYGRYTCIKR